The following coding sequences are from one Salvia hispanica cultivar TCC Black 2014 chromosome 3, UniMelb_Shisp_WGS_1.0, whole genome shotgun sequence window:
- the LOC125211341 gene encoding disease resistance RPP8-like protein 3 — MAESVANVFLETLRDLLVEETKFLLSVSADVDKVKADLRSIHALLMKADRERRDSPTLKLYISQLKDLAEKAENLLETYAVEVESKREGRRSLKDKFRRYICIMCECSSVHEVGNEARDIISALADLTKKLESELDHQGSSSHSKQEAERLLRQTYAHEVEHDFVGMETDIELLVSKVKDETRKRRVVKIYGMGGLGNTTLARKVYNHADLQSYARAWVCITQQFEHKAILGKILKQLDCSVTKIEDLDVDNLVTRIHSLLVESKCVIVIDDIWEDVHWEIIKQAFPVNCNVILTTRSQNIAIQESEPHKLKFLTEDEGWALFQKVANLSPVDTDLKSLEDVGREIVSKCEGLPLSICVIGGILRPKEYDLPEWKKVNANMELYLRHGEGVEEYKRVKQVLELSYDALPYYLKPCFLYLACFPEDHNIDLERLYLLWMAEGFISYQDKGPNETLRDVAQRYLTELVMRCMVQLHKSNSYSPLNKFDTCGLHDLMHDLCSSKAEAEEEKFLKRIDASKYLTDILSPTQTRLVIPPSIGNSKSRLAISCDFERALSSIDGLEEVKGLRSFMLFQKDLFLPFIGFKESTIDFKMSQYLRIFVVEGCEFEGGKLPIKVGELIHLRYLSLHYSNVGELPKSVCNMPYLQTLDLRVLNVIRLPNVICKMKRLKHLFLSVYNIEMIEGDKLRLDGLHELETLEWINSETTCIADIPKLISLQSLDVRVCDEDSMSIVLSKKNSQLRETRLEVESCDLSSEKDMEVLNEGLMSPSLVTLKMSGCNMSGTFPCYTEGMCQNLVILKLYNCKGKVDVEEFGKYPMLQELTLRYSVKMAETITFRSNSFPQLKCLGLGELQDLKKWEVEKGAMPKLISLIIMGCHNLEKVPDGLRFSSSLRRMEIMNMPREFIERVNGEDYGPFVEKNIMLRSMRRVVF; from the exons atggCAGAATCTGTTGCAAATGTGTTTCTGGAAACCCTTCGTGATTTGCTGGTCGAAGAAACTAAGTTTCTGCTTAGTGTGAGCGCTGATGTTGACAAAGTCAAAGCAGATCTGAGAAGCATCCATGCATTGTTGATGAAAGCGGACAGAGAGAGACGCGATTCTCCAACTCTAAAGCTTTACATTTCCCAACTCAAAGATCTGGCGGAAAAAGCTGAGAATCTGCTTGAAACGTATGCAGTCGAAGTTGAATCCAAAAGGGAAGGGCGGAGGAGCCTCAAGGATAAATTCCGAAGGTACATTTGCATCATGTGTGAGTGCAGCAGTGTCCACGAGGTTGGGAATGAGGCTCGCGACATAATATCTGCCCTGGCCGACCTCACTAAAAAGTTAGAGTCGGAGTTGGATCATCAAGGCTCATCATCTCATTCCAAGCAGGAAGCTGAGCGTCTCTTGAGACAGACGTATGCTCATGAGGTTGAGCATGATTTTGTGGGCATGGAGACCGACATCGAGCTTTTGGTCTCCAAGGTGAAGGATGAAACCAGAAAGAGACGAGTAGTGAAGATATATGGGATGGGTGGTCTCGGAAATACTACTCTCGCCAGAAAGGTGTACAACCACGCAGACCTCCAATCTTACGCCCGAGCATGGGTTTGCATCACccaacaatttgaacataaggCCATTTTGGGCAAGATTTTGAAACAACTTGATTGCAGTGTAACAAAGATTGAAGACTTGGACGTTGATAATTTGGTCACAAGAATTCATAGTTTATTGGTGGAGAGCAAATGTGTGATTGTGATAGATGATATATGGGAAGATGTTCATTGGGAGATCATAAAGCAAGCTTTTCCGGTGAATTGTAATGTCATTCTCACCACTCGCTCCCAGAATATTGCTATTCAAGAATCCGAACCTCACAAGTTGAAGTTTCTTACAGAAGATGAAGGTTGGGCTTTATTTCAAAAAGTAGCAAATTTATCTCCAG TTGACACGGATTTAAAATCTTTAGAAGATGTCGGACGAGAAATTGTATCAAAGTGTGAAGGGTTACCACTATCAATTTGTGTTATTGGAGGAATTTTGCGCCCAAAAGAATACGATTTACCAGAATGGAAAAAGGTAAATGCGAACATGGAATTATATTTAAGGCATGGAGAAGGTGTTGAAGAATACAAAAGAGTAAAACAGGTGCTAGAGTTAAGCTATGATGCCTTGCCTTATTACTTGAAGCCATGCTTCCTCTATTTAGCATGTTTTCCCGAGGATCACAATATTGATTTAGAGAGATTGTATCTATTGTGGATGGCGGAAGGCTTCATTTCATACCAAGATAAAGGACCTAACGAGACTCTAAGAGATGTGGCCCAAAGATATCTAACTGAACTTGTTATGAGGTGTATGGTTCAACTCCATAAATCTAATTCCTACTCTCCACTAAACAAGTTTGATACATGTGGGCTTCATGATTTGATGCATGATCTCTGCTCTTCTAAAGCTGaagctgaagaagaaaagtTTCTGAAGCGCATTGATGCTTCTAAATATCTAACCGACATTCTTTCACCAACTCAAACAAGGTTAGTAATACCTCCATCCATTGGCAATTCCAAAAGCAGATTAGCCATCAGTTGTGACTTCGAGCGTGCACTGTCAAGTATAGATGGGTTAGAGGAAGTTAAAGGTCTTAGATCGTTTATGCTTTTCCaaaaagatttatttttaccattcATTGGCTTCAAAGAGAGTACGATTGACTTTAAGATGTCGCAATACTTGAGGATATTTGTGGTAGAAGGTTGTGAGTTTGAAGGGGGAAAGTTACCAATCAAGGTGGGTGAACTTATTCATTTAAGATACTTGAGTTTGCATTACTCTAACGTGGGTGAGCTACCAAAGTCTGTATGCAACATGCCATACCTCCAGACCTTAGATTTGAGAGTCTTGAATGTTATTAGATTGCCAAATGTGATTTGTAAGATGAAAAGACTAAAGCATCTGTTTCTCTCAGTTTATAACATAGAAATGATTGAAGGGGATAAACTGAGACTGGATGGGCTACACGAGCTGGAGACATTAGAATGGATCAACAGTGAGACAACTTGCATTGCAGATATCCCCAAATTGATTAGTCTACAGAGTCTAGATGTTAGAGTTTGTGATGAGGATAGCATGTCAATTGTgttgagtaaaaaaaatagccAATTACGTGAGACTCGCCTTGAGGTTGAGTCATGTGATCTAAGTTCAGAGAAAGATATGGAAGTTTTAAATGAGGGGTTGATGTCTCCATCGTTGGTTACTTTGAAGATGTCTGGATGCAATATGAGTGGCACTTTTCCATGCTACACAGAAGGGATGTGTCAGAATTTAGTAATTTTGAAACTATATAACTGCAAGGGTAAGGTAGATGTGGAGGAATTTGGCAAGTATCCCATGTTGCAAGAGCTAACTTTACGGTACTCTGTAAAGATGGCAGAAACAATAACTTTCCGTTCAAATTCATTTCCACAACTCAAGTGCCTTGGATTAGGCGAGTTGCAAGATTTAAAGAAATGGGAAGTGGAAAAAGGAGCAATGCCAAAACTTATTTCCTTGATCATCATGGGGTGCCACAATTTGGAGAAGGTTCCAGATGGTTTGAgattctcctcctctcttcGACGGATGGAAATCATGAATATGCCAAGAGAATTTATAGAGAGAGTCAATGGAGAAGATTATGGTCCATTTGTCGAGAAGAATATTATGCTCCGTTCTATGAGAAGAGTGGTTTTCTAA